A section of the Paenibacillus yonginensis genome encodes:
- a CDS encoding peptidase U32 family protein — MKEGKPELLVPAGSIEEAVKFMEAGASAVLVGEDKYGMRLPGECSVDDIRQIAEIAHGRGAKVYVSLNNLISNDLLDGLEPYLQELQQAGVDAVQFGDPAVLRAAKKSAPQLALHWNAEMTSTNYATANYWGSKGASRVVLARELNMDEITGMIPHLQVEAEVQVHGMTNIYHSKRSLVASYMAHQGRPVEGGSLGKERGLFLIEAERQDEKYPIFEDVNGTHIMSSDDICILEDLHVLLEAGVHSFKIESLLKPAAYTAAVIRAYRQAIDLFAEDPSSYAFQESWMEEIRRLQDPERELSFGFYYKEQVY, encoded by the coding sequence ATGAAAGAGGGAAAACCGGAACTTCTGGTGCCGGCCGGTTCGATAGAAGAAGCCGTCAAGTTTATGGAAGCCGGTGCCAGTGCAGTCTTGGTGGGAGAGGATAAATACGGCATGCGGCTGCCGGGCGAATGCAGCGTGGACGATATCCGGCAAATCGCCGAGATTGCACACGGCCGGGGAGCCAAAGTGTATGTAAGCCTAAATAATCTGATCAGCAACGATTTGCTGGACGGACTGGAGCCTTATCTCCAGGAACTGCAGCAGGCGGGCGTAGATGCCGTTCAATTCGGGGATCCGGCGGTCCTGCGGGCCGCCAAGAAATCTGCCCCGCAGCTGGCCCTGCACTGGAACGCGGAAATGACTTCAACCAACTATGCGACCGCCAATTATTGGGGAAGCAAAGGGGCTTCCCGCGTTGTTCTGGCCCGTGAATTAAATATGGACGAAATTACCGGCATGATTCCGCATCTTCAGGTCGAAGCTGAGGTGCAGGTGCACGGGATGACGAATATTTATCATTCCAAACGCTCGCTAGTTGCGAGTTACATGGCTCATCAGGGCCGGCCGGTCGAGGGCGGCAGTCTGGGCAAGGAGCGGGGATTGTTCCTGATTGAAGCGGAACGCCAGGACGAGAAATACCCGATTTTCGAGGATGTCAACGGCACCCATATTATGAGCTCGGACGATATTTGTATTCTGGAGGATCTGCATGTGCTGCTGGAGGCGGGCGTGCACAGCTTCAAAATAGAGTCGCTGCTCAAGCCGGCAGCTTATACCGCAGCGGTTATTCGCGCTTACCGCCAGGCTATTGATTTATTTGCCGAGGATCCTTCCTCTTACGCATTCCAGGAGAGCTGGATGGAGGAGATTCGCCGTCTGCAGGACCCGGAACGGGAATTGTCGTTCGGATTTTATTATAAAGAGCAGGTCTA
- the mltG gene encoding endolytic transglycosylase MltG: protein MKKGIRLVLAVVLVLIIAAGGAGAYVYWGLQPPAKSDQLVRFTIEPGTGTEAIADLLQEKGLIRNSLLFKLSLKYKSEGSRFQAGTYEMQPGVTADQIIEKLNKGDVVPEEMIRFTIPEGFTVKQMADKLQEEGLANAETFLKLTKDPAAGNIESPLLSEIPADAKLMYRLEGYLFPETYELKKGSTEADMIQRMLEETSAKLDQIPDFEAKLAASGYSLNQIMTIASLVEREVVVDKERPLVAGVIYNRLKADMKLEIDATVQYLLGKPKERLLNSDLRKVDSPYNSYLYEGLPPGPIAAPSLKSIEAALEPEHSNYLFYVTKKDGSQEHLFAATYQEHLANIKKSQASAK, encoded by the coding sequence GTGAAGAAGGGAATACGTCTTGTTTTGGCCGTGGTTTTGGTTTTAATTATAGCTGCGGGTGGAGCGGGAGCCTACGTGTACTGGGGGCTTCAGCCTCCTGCCAAATCGGATCAGCTTGTCCGGTTTACCATTGAACCGGGAACGGGTACGGAAGCCATTGCCGATTTGCTGCAAGAGAAGGGTCTTATCCGCAACAGTCTTCTGTTTAAGCTTTCTTTGAAATATAAGTCCGAGGGCAGCCGCTTTCAAGCCGGCACCTATGAAATGCAGCCTGGCGTTACGGCCGATCAAATTATTGAGAAGCTGAATAAAGGTGACGTTGTCCCGGAAGAAATGATTCGTTTTACGATTCCGGAAGGATTTACGGTCAAGCAGATGGCGGACAAGCTGCAGGAGGAAGGGCTGGCAAACGCCGAAACGTTCTTGAAGCTGACTAAAGATCCGGCAGCCGGGAACATTGAAAGTCCGCTGCTCAGCGAAATTCCGGCTGATGCCAAATTGATGTACAGACTGGAAGGGTATCTGTTCCCTGAAACCTATGAGCTGAAGAAAGGCAGCACGGAAGCGGACATGATCCAGCGGATGCTTGAGGAGACTTCGGCCAAGCTGGACCAGATTCCGGATTTCGAGGCCAAGCTTGCCGCAAGCGGTTATTCGCTGAATCAGATCATGACGATCGCTTCCCTGGTGGAGCGGGAGGTTGTGGTGGATAAGGAGCGGCCGCTGGTAGCCGGTGTTATCTACAACAGGCTCAAAGCCGATATGAAGCTGGAGATTGACGCCACGGTTCAGTATTTGCTTGGCAAACCGAAGGAAAGGCTGCTGAATTCGGATCTTCGCAAAGTGGACAGTCCATATAATTCTTATCTTTATGAAGGTCTTCCTCCTGGACCGATTGCGGCTCCTAGTTTGAAGTCGATAGAAGCAGCGCTGGAGCCGGAACATTCGAATTATTTGTTTTACGTGACCAAAAAGGATGGCAGTCAAGAGCATCTATTTGCAGCTACCTATCAGGAGCATTTGGCAAATATCAAGAAAAGTCAGGCTTCGGCCAAATAA
- a CDS encoding DUF1292 domain-containing protein codes for MTAYNRENVVWTSRIQEAFGPVVELQDEQGKSTYYQVEKEFEVAGHSYVVLRPDGSSKSDEPEILKVVAGADGELSLETIDDDDEWEEVSELYDELTFPE; via the coding sequence ATGACGGCTTATAACCGTGAGAATGTAGTATGGACCAGCCGCATCCAGGAAGCTTTTGGACCTGTGGTGGAGCTTCAGGATGAACAAGGCAAATCCACTTATTATCAGGTGGAGAAAGAATTTGAAGTGGCCGGCCATTCCTATGTCGTTCTGCGGCCGGATGGATCGTCCAAGTCCGATGAGCCGGAAATTCTGAAAGTGGTCGCCGGTGCGGACGGGGAATTGTCCCTGGAAACGATCGACGATGACGATGAATGGGAAGAAGTTTCCGAGCTGTACGACGAATTGACTTTTCCTGAATAG
- a CDS encoding DUF1292 domain-containing protein, with translation MANQIIGNEEEPEIIYIPDDEGNEEEFEVIMKFEVDGSDAKYMMVVPLESDDEESEEEVYAFRYEEDGDDLKLYTIDSDEEWEIVEETFNTLMDEFGGDED, from the coding sequence ATGGCAAACCAAATCATCGGCAACGAAGAAGAACCGGAAATTATTTATATTCCTGATGACGAAGGCAATGAAGAAGAGTTCGAAGTCATCATGAAATTTGAGGTTGATGGATCCGACGCTAAATATATGATGGTGGTTCCTTTGGAATCCGATGACGAAGAAAGCGAAGAAGAAGTTTATGCTTTCCGTTACGAGGAAGATGGGGATGACCTGAAATTGTATACCATCGACAGCGATGAAGAATGGGAAATCGTAGAGGAGACCTTCAACACGCTGATGGATGAATTCGGCGGTGACGAAGATTAA
- the ruvX gene encoding Holliday junction resolvase RuvX, translating to MRILGLDYGDRRIGVAVSDELGWTAQGIDTLEKRRDEGELAKIAELVKQYEIEEIVVGLPKNMNGTIGPRGEICMAFADKLRGQLELPVHLWDERLTTVSAHRTLLEADVSRGKRKQVVDKMAATLILQNYLDSKTIR from the coding sequence ATGAGAATATTAGGGCTCGACTATGGGGATCGCCGAATCGGCGTTGCCGTCAGCGATGAACTGGGCTGGACGGCTCAGGGCATTGATACGCTGGAGAAACGCCGAGATGAAGGGGAACTTGCCAAAATTGCCGAGCTGGTTAAGCAGTATGAGATCGAAGAGATCGTGGTAGGACTGCCTAAGAACATGAATGGCACGATCGGACCCCGGGGCGAGATTTGTATGGCGTTCGCCGATAAACTGCGTGGTCAATTGGAATTGCCTGTTCACCTTTGGGATGAAAGGCTTACGACGGTTTCAGCACATCGGACGCTGCTGGAAGCGGATGTGAGCCGGGGCAAACGCAAACAGGTCGTGGATAAAATGGCTGCGACGCTAATTTTGCAGAATTATTTGGACTCAAAGACTATAAGGTGA
- a CDS encoding IreB family regulatory phosphoprotein — translation MDSMDKTVKFNVTGDEQEASAQEILLTVYEALKEKEYNPINQIVGYLLSGDPAYIPRHNNARSLVRKKERDELIEELVRFYMKHNR, via the coding sequence ATGGACTCCATGGATAAAACTGTTAAGTTTAACGTCACCGGCGATGAGCAGGAGGCGTCAGCACAGGAAATCCTTCTTACCGTTTATGAAGCGCTGAAGGAGAAGGAATACAATCCCATCAACCAGATTGTCGGATATTTGCTGTCAGGGGACCCGGCTTATATCCCGCGGCATAACAATGCCAGAAGTCTTGTACGCAAGAAAGAAAGAGATGAGCTCATTGAGGAGCTGGTTCGCTTCTATATGAAGCACAACCGTTGA